A portion of the Carya illinoinensis cultivar Pawnee chromosome 11, C.illinoinensisPawnee_v1, whole genome shotgun sequence genome contains these proteins:
- the LOC122281771 gene encoding galactinol--sucrose galactosyltransferase-like, giving the protein MAPPSLSKVDPLDVMGRLLDGNIATLSIALEGSNFLASGHPILTEVPINIVATTAPLSSTFDVPLEKTKNMNMVGCFVGFDAEEPKSRHLVPVGKLRGIRFMSIFRFKVWWTTHWAGSCGGDTEHETQMMILENNIDLGRPFVLMLPLIEGPFRASLQPGIDDYVDVCMESGSTRVCASSFRSCLYMHVGNDPYNLVKEAMKVIRAHLGTFRLLEEKTPPGIVDKFGWCTWDAFYLKVHPKGVWEGVKGLVDGECPPGMVLIDDGWQSISHDDDPISDDQEGMNRTAAGEQMPCRLIKFEENYKFRDYQSPRSRGASDKGMGAFVRDLKEEFKSVEHVYVWHALCGYWGGVRPNVPGMPECRVIAPKLSEGLKMTMEDLAVDKIVNNGVGLVPPELVHKMYEGLHSRLASVGIDGVKVDVIHLLEMVSEEFGGRVELAKAYYKALTASVRKHFKGNGVIASMEHCNDFMFLGTEAIALGRVGDDFWCADPSGDPNGTFWLQGCHMVHCAYNSLWMGNFIHPDWDMFQSTHPCAEFHAASRAISGGPIYVSDSVGKHNFELLKSLVLPDGSILRCQYYALPTRDCLFEDPLHDGKTMLKIWNLNKYTGVLGLFNCQGGGWCPESRRNKSASEFSHALTCSASPREIEWSNGEHPIPIKGVDTFAVYIFQEKKLKLLKSSDQGMHISLEPFTFELLTVSPVTLLSNKSIQFAPIGLVNMLNSGGAIQSLEFDDEEKLVRVGVRGSGEMRVFASEKPMSCRIDGMAVEFSYSEKMIIVQVTWSKSSRLSVVEYSF; this is encoded by the exons ATGGCGCCTCCAAGCTTAAGCAAAGTCGACCCTCTAGACGTAATGGGCCGGCTCCTTGATGGCAACATAGCAACCTTGTCCATAGCCTTGGAAGGATCTAACTTTCTTGCTAGTGGCCATCCAATTCTCACTGAAGTCCCTATCAACATTGTGGCCACTACCGCACCGTTATCATCAACCTTTGACGTCCCTCTAGAAAAGACCAAGAACATGAACATGGTCGGCTGCTTCGTGGGGTTCGATGCTGAGGAGCCGAAGAGCCGGCACTTGGTTCCCGTCGGCAAGCTCAGGGGGATAAGATTCATGAGCATATTCAGGTTCAAAGTCTGGTGGACAACGCACTGGGCCGGAAGCTGCGGTGGGGATACAGAACACGAGACCCAGATGATGATTTTGGAGAACAATATTGACCTCGGGCGCCCCTTCGTTCTCATGCTTCCACTCATTGAGGGGCCATTCAGAGCATCTCTGCAACCTGGGATTGATGACTACGTGGACGTCTGCATGGAGAGCGGCTCCACACGTGTCTGTGCGTCCAGCTTCAGGAGCTGCTTGTACATGCACGTGGGAAATGATCCATATAATCTAGTCAAGGAGGCCATGAAAGTGATCAGGGCTCACTTGGGAACCTTTAGGCTTCTCGAAGAGAAAACCCCACCAGGTATAGTTGACAAGTTCGGTTGGTGCACTTGGGACGCATTTTACCTTAAAGTGCATCCCAAGGGGGTTTGGGAAGGGGTCAAGGGCCTTGTGGACGGTGAGTGCCCTCCAGGAATGGTCCTGATTGATGATGGGTGGCAGTCCATTTCTCATGATGACGACCCCATCAGTGATGATCAGGAGGGCATGAATCGGACGGCTGCTGGTGAACAAATGCCATGTAGGCTCATAAAGTTTGAGGAAAATTATAAGTTCAGGGACTATCAAAGCCCTAGATCTAGAGGGGCATCTGATAAAGGGATGGGTGCCTTTGTCAGGGACCTAAAGGAAGAGTTTAAGAGCGTAGAGCATGTGTATGTATGGCATGCACTTTGTGGGTATTGGGGTGGGGTTAGACCCAATGTCCCAGGCATGCCGGAGTGTAGGGTCATTGCTCCTAAGCTGTCGGAGGGATTGAAGATGACAATGGAAGATCTGGCGGTGGACAAGATCGTGAACAATGGGGTGGGGTTGGTCCCACCGGAGCTCGTCCACAAGATGTACGAGGGGCTTCACTCGCGTCTTGCTTCGGTGGGAATTGACGGTGTCAAGGTCGACGTTATACAC TTGCTTGAGATGGTATCAGAGGAATTTGGTGGTCGAGTTGAGCTGGCCAAAGCTTATTACAAGGCCTTGACTGCTTCTGTTAGGAAACACTTCAAAGGGAATGGCGTCATTGCTAGCATGGAGCACTGCAATGACTTCATGTTCCTTGGAACTGAGGCCATAGCGCTTGGACGTGTTg GAGATGATTTTTGGTGCGCTGACCCCTCGGGGGATCCAAATGGGACATTTTGGCTTCAAGGGTGTCACATGGTGCACTGTGCCTACAACAGCTTGTGGATGGGGAATTTCATACACCCAGATTGGGACATGTTCCAATCCACTCACCCATGTGCCGAGTTCCACGCCGCATCCCGGGCTATTTCCGGTGGACCGATTTATGTAAGCGACTCTGTTGGAAAGCACAACTTTGAGTTGCTAAAGAGCCTAGTGTTGCCTGATGGGTCTATTTTGCGATGCCAGTACTATGCTCTTCCCACTAGAGATTGCCTATTTGAAGATCCACTGCATGATGGGAAAACAATGCTCAAGATTTGGAACCTTAACAAA TACACGGGAGTTCTAGGACTCTTCAACTGTCAAGGTGGAGGGTGGTGCCCTGAATCCAGGCGTAACAAAAGCGCCTCAGAATTTTCACACGCTCTCACCTGCTCGGCAAGTCCCAGGGAAATTGAGTGGAGCAATGGAGAACACCCAATTCCAATAAAAGGGGTTGATACATTTGCTGTATATATTTTCCAGGAAAAGAAACTGAAGCTCTTGAAGTCATCAGATCAGGGGATGCACATTTCACTTGAGCCATTTACTTTTGAGCTTCTTACTGTTTCCCCAGTGACGTTGCTATCGAATAAATCAATTCAATTTGCTCCAATCGGATTAGTAAACATGCTAAACTCCGGTGGTGCAATTCAGTCgcttgaatttgatgatgaagaaaaATTGGTAAGAGTTGGAGTGAGGGGAAGTGGAGAAATGAGAGTGTTTGCATCAGAGAAACCAATGAGTTGCAGGATTGATGGAATGGCTGTTGAATTTAGTTATAGTGAGAAGATGATCATTGTTCAAGTTACCTGGTCTAAATCCTCAAGATTATCAGTAGTTGAGTACTCATTTTGA
- the LOC122282695 gene encoding tryptophan aminotransferase-related protein 2-like encodes MAIKITSVFSMRHLFLLSLAMNVSLILRTMYEREHGLNWLCFEAPNGHLSQRTRLSLSSSSTSATTTPIDAQPGGDSIINLARGDPIMFERYWRQMGDRATVVIPGWQYISYFSDVTNICWFLEPEFAKEVVRVHRVVGNAVTEGRHIVVGTGSSQLYLAALFALSPHNASEPISVVSQAPYYSSYPSMTDCLKSGLYKWVGDAQSFNKEGPYIELVTSPNNPDGNVRRSVVNKSDGILVHDLAYYWPQYTPISSPVDHEIMLFTVSKSTGHAGMRIGWALVKDQEVARRMTTFIELNTIGVSKDSQLRAAKVLKAVSDSSEHAAGNLEEEESFFEFSYLLLAERWKLLRKAVEHSGSFSLPEFPPAFCTFLNRVSEPQPAFAWMKCEVDIEDCESFLQGHKILTRGGKEFGVSPKYVRISMLDRDDNFNLFVKRLSTIHL; translated from the exons ATGGCTATAAAAATCACTAGTGTTTTCTCAATGAGGCACTTGTTCCTGCTTTCTCTGGCTATGAATGTCAGCTTGATCTTGAGGACCATGTACGAGAGGGAACATGGCCTTAACTGGCTCTGTTTCGAAGCTCCGAATGGCCATCTTTCCCAGAGGACGCGTCTATCATTGTCATCTTCCTCGACCTCGGCAACCACTACTCCAATTGACGCTCAACCTGGTGGGGACTCGATTATCAATCTCGCTCG GGGTGACCCGATCATGTTCGAAAGATACTGGCGACAAATGGGAGACAGAGCCACAGTTGTGATCCCAGGGTGGCAATATATAAGCTACTTCTCTGATGTGACCAACATTTGCTGGTTTTTGGAGCCTGAGTTTGCCAAAGAGGTGGTCCGGGTGCACAGAGTGGTGGGAAATGCTGTGACTGAAGGTCGTCACATTGTCGTTGGTACAGGTTCATCTCAGCTATATTTGGCTGCTCTGTTTGCTCTCTCTCCCCACAATGCATCTGAACCAATTAGCGTGGTGTCTCAAGCTCCATACTACTCG TCCTACCCATCTATGACGGATTGCCTCAAGTCAGGCCTATACAAATGGGTGGGAGATGCACAGAGCTTCAATAAGGAGGGGCCTTATATCGAACTTGTCACTTCCCCCAACAACCCCGATGGCAATGTGAGGAGATCCGTGGTCAACAAAAGTGACGGGATATTGGTTCATGACCTTGCCTACTACTGGCCACAATATACTCCAATATCTTCCCCCGTGGACCATGAGATAATGCTATTCACTGTCTCAAAGAGCACCGGCCATGCAGGGATGCGAATTGG TTGGGCTCTTGTTAAGGACCAAGAGGTTGCGAGAAGAATGACCACATTCATTGAGCTCAACACAATAGGCGTATCAAAGGATTCACAGCTCCGGGCAGCCAAGGTTCTCAAAGCTGTTTCTGATAGTTCTGAGCATGCTGCTGGCAACTTGGAAGAAGAGGAATCATTCTTCGAGTTCAGCTATCTGCTTTTGGCAGAGAGGTGGAAGCTGTTGAGAAAGGCGGTTGAGCACAGCGGAAGTTTTAGTCTACCTGAATTTCCTCCTgctttctgcacttttttgaATCGGGTGTCAGAGCCTCAACCTG CTTTTGCTTGGATGAAATGTGAGGTTGATATAGAGGACTGCGAAAGCTTCTTACAAGGCCACAAGATATTAACTCGAGGGGGGAAGGAATTTGGGGTTAGTCCCAAGTATGTGAGGATCAGCATGCTTGATCGTGACGACAATTTCAATCTATTTGTGAAAAGGCTATCCACGATCCACTTATGA